In Methanoregula sp., a single window of DNA contains:
- a CDS encoding response regulator, giving the protein MNNPQSDGNESVIDIFVLGQSETGTQELIEQLENQDYQVTLFSDGPQLIDTLRSGKPNLIICDSTSFGQEAYEYCRQIKSDDNLWMIPVMILTRASTLGDLLHVLDCNADNFIAEPYDSPYLLSLIEGILLTPVQQQTLDQIKTQFKIQHEDQVFVVTADRRKLLEFLMSAFEIAVKNSEDLASANAELQKLSSRLTTLEDAGIENSRIIETLSAMVKKKEQDERTLKGDLEETEQALDEKTVKAGQLSRDLGDARTLLATAEEHIRIHLAEKEKSDLSSQSEISRLTGQVSSLSQDIRAKTTELDAAQQALADEAARSARLVLAVKESEAQSGQLKTSLQTLTLEHEQQAAAFASEKDRAGAAEQEVKSVLQAKAQSEQDLTHQIDELKNSVRQLNDEILRLKSVLEAETGRCTAADMRLETLRHEMEQSEATHELHEESQKRQLDELQGRVDTAVATIFSQERELKILKDELVIAHAEERKTAAAVAAVTASFNETRVEVEEREWKIQSLEKQIADAGILREASDEKVRALTASLESVQSALNAEKEQHAALQTRLNAAIRERDETLQSVRGAHDQVKTDLDVHKNDLLRLNRDLEAAALLRQTLQGDIASASSRIKDLEHELKSAVQAKDQTGQQARSLSEELEGIKAALKEARVALADEKKQRDVVEARLNAAIRERDETLQSVRGAHSQTRTDLEVHRNDLLRLNRDLEAATQLNSTLLADFNAASARIDGLEHELHSVVQGKEQTGQQARSLSEDLEGTKAELETERRIRRTAEVNLQKSAQVASRLEGDIARAIAEREQLKSSLEQERNLHAAAEEKVRAVTLAKEQVEHELDSVKVDHEQIEDQRAAKIQELKMDFEQVLARQRDLEQKVRTLESQKAEADARVEALSDEIQQARTALADEWENHMNDEERLAVSQKKSVQVEQSLSRTSMAAPEPERKWAVVVSQTRLPTEIRPVPKAVAVTAPPATHEGQVPTRTLNTPPEVSPSFGIEDLFEDEAPGPAVADRISGVSGQTVPAPEADTHDIIMDDTPAQEPEAADVQETDEDEDAGEETDGELKTSDDFGTSPSGYGISFNRQQWLDLLKWSHHSGALSQEQRMQIIRMGRLVQRGRKLTRKQDEQVREMIVLVQTLGYKFH; this is encoded by the coding sequence ATGAATAATCCTCAATCAGATGGAAACGAAAGTGTCATAGATATTTTCGTTCTGGGTCAGAGTGAAACAGGGACACAGGAGCTCATAGAGCAGCTTGAAAACCAGGATTACCAGGTAACCCTCTTTTCCGATGGGCCACAGCTCATCGATACCCTTCGCTCTGGAAAACCCAATCTTATTATCTGTGACTCAACCTCCTTTGGTCAGGAGGCCTATGAGTACTGCCGGCAGATCAAGTCCGATGACAACCTCTGGATGATTCCGGTCATGATCCTGACACGCGCATCAACCCTGGGAGATCTGCTGCATGTCCTTGATTGCAATGCAGACAATTTCATTGCCGAGCCCTATGATTCTCCTTACCTTCTCTCGCTGATCGAAGGAATACTCCTGACACCTGTTCAGCAGCAGACCCTGGACCAGATTAAGACGCAGTTCAAGATCCAGCACGAAGACCAGGTCTTTGTTGTCACTGCTGATCGCAGGAAACTGCTAGAATTCCTCATGTCCGCATTTGAGATCGCTGTTAAAAACTCTGAAGACCTCGCCTCTGCCAACGCCGAACTGCAGAAACTCTCCTCCCGGTTAACAACACTCGAAGATGCAGGTATCGAGAATTCACGGATAATCGAAACGCTCAGTGCAATGGTTAAGAAAAAAGAGCAGGATGAGCGCACGCTCAAAGGAGATCTCGAGGAAACCGAACAGGCACTCGATGAAAAAACCGTAAAAGCCGGACAACTCTCGCGGGATCTGGGTGATGCCCGGACACTCCTTGCCACTGCTGAAGAACATATCCGCATACACTTAGCAGAAAAAGAAAAATCCGATCTCTCTTCCCAGTCAGAAATTTCCCGTTTGACCGGACAGGTATCATCCCTTTCGCAGGATATCCGCGCAAAAACAACGGAGCTGGATGCAGCACAGCAGGCACTCGCAGATGAAGCCGCCCGTTCTGCCCGGCTCGTTCTCGCAGTAAAAGAGTCAGAGGCGCAGTCTGGGCAACTTAAAACATCGCTTCAGACCCTTACGCTCGAGCACGAACAACAGGCAGCCGCATTCGCTTCAGAGAAGGACCGGGCAGGTGCTGCAGAACAGGAGGTCAAATCCGTTTTGCAGGCAAAAGCACAGTCCGAGCAGGATCTGACACACCAAATTGATGAGCTGAAGAATTCTGTCCGCCAGTTGAACGATGAGATCCTCCGGTTAAAATCCGTGCTTGAAGCCGAGACCGGCCGGTGCACTGCAGCAGACATGCGATTAGAAACCCTCCGGCACGAAATGGAGCAATCAGAAGCAACCCACGAGTTGCATGAGGAATCCCAAAAACGGCAACTCGATGAACTGCAGGGCAGGGTTGATACCGCGGTTGCTACGATTTTTTCCCAGGAACGGGAATTAAAGATCCTCAAAGATGAGCTTGTTATCGCTCACGCAGAAGAAAGAAAAACTGCGGCAGCAGTAGCAGCGGTTACTGCATCGTTCAATGAGACCCGGGTTGAGGTCGAAGAGCGTGAATGGAAGATCCAGTCCCTTGAAAAGCAGATCGCTGATGCCGGGATCCTCAGGGAAGCCAGCGATGAAAAAGTCCGTGCCCTTACAGCCTCGTTAGAAAGTGTACAGTCCGCACTGAACGCGGAAAAAGAACAGCATGCTGCACTACAAACCCGGTTGAATGCAGCGATCCGCGAGCGGGATGAAACCCTGCAATCGGTTCGCGGTGCGCACGACCAGGTAAAAACCGATCTCGATGTGCACAAAAATGATCTCTTGCGCCTGAACCGCGATCTCGAGGCTGCAGCACTGCTCCGGCAAACGCTCCAGGGCGATATTGCCTCTGCCTCGTCCCGGATCAAAGATCTGGAGCATGAGCTGAAATCCGCAGTGCAGGCAAAGGACCAGACCGGTCAGCAGGCCCGTTCGCTCTCTGAAGAACTGGAAGGGATAAAAGCCGCGCTGAAAGAAGCGCGTGTGGCACTTGCCGATGAGAAAAAACAGCGTGATGTTGTTGAAGCCCGGTTGAATGCAGCGATTCGCGAGCGGGATGAAACCCTGCAATCGGTTCGCGGTGCGCACAGCCAGACCAGGACCGATCTCGAAGTTCACCGGAATGATCTCCTCCGGTTGAACCGGGACCTTGAAGCAGCCACCCAGCTCAATTCGACCCTTCTTGCAGATTTTAACGCTGCATCAGCCCGGATCGACGGACTGGAACACGAGCTGCATTCAGTAGTCCAGGGAAAGGAACAGACCGGCCAGCAGGCCCGTTCGCTCTCTGAAGATCTGGAAGGGACTAAAGCGGAACTTGAGACCGAACGGAGGATTCGCCGCACTGCTGAAGTGAACCTGCAAAAATCTGCACAGGTCGCCAGCAGACTCGAAGGAGACATAGCCCGGGCAATCGCCGAGCGGGAACAGTTAAAATCTTCCCTTGAACAGGAAAGAAATCTGCACGCGGCGGCTGAAGAAAAGGTCCGTGCAGTTACTCTTGCAAAAGAGCAGGTGGAGCACGAGCTGGATTCAGTTAAAGTGGATCATGAACAGATCGAGGACCAGCGTGCAGCAAAGATCCAGGAACTCAAAATGGATTTTGAGCAGGTGCTGGCCCGGCAGCGGGATCTCGAACAGAAGGTAAGGACACTGGAGTCCCAGAAAGCAGAAGCAGATGCACGAGTTGAAGCCCTGTCCGATGAGATCCAACAGGCACGAACTGCTCTTGCCGATGAGTGGGAAAACCACATGAATGACGAGGAGCGACTTGCAGTTTCTCAAAAGAAGAGCGTTCAGGTAGAGCAGTCCCTGTCACGCACCAGTATGGCCGCACCGGAGCCGGAACGCAAATGGGCCGTTGTTGTCAGCCAGACCCGTCTTCCCACCGAGATCAGACCGGTCCCAAAGGCAGTGGCTGTCACCGCTCCGCCCGCAACGCATGAAGGGCAGGTACCCACAAGAACCCTGAATACCCCCCCGGAAGTATCCCCATCGTTTGGCATCGAGGACCTGTTTGAAGACGAAGCTCCCGGTCCGGCAGTGGCAGATCGAATATCAGGGGTTTCCGGGCAGACTGTTCCAGCGCCGGAAGCAGATACTCATGACATCATTATGGATGATACACCTGCACAAGAGCCTGAAGCGGCTGACGTGCAGGAAACCGATGAGGATGAGGATGCCGGGGAAGAAACGGACGGGGAATTAAAAACATCTGACGATTTTGGAACTTCCCCGTCAGGTTACGGCATCTCATTCAACCGCCAGCAGTGGCTCGACCTTCTCAAATGGTCGCACCACTCGGGAGCCCTCTCCCAGGAGCAGCGCATGCAGATCATCCGGATGGGACGATTGGTGCAGCGGGGTCGCAAGCTGACCCGGAAACAGGATGAGCAGGTCAGGGAAATGATCGTGCTCGTCCAGACACTCGGGTACAAGTTCCACTAA
- a CDS encoding ATP-binding protein has product MMEESLSCTIKADIQEIPKVSLALDQAMGAHGFSDEEILDTQLAVEEAITNVIVHGYEGTTGKILIICSTTGGLAEIQIEDTAPPFNPLSIPEPDITEDIEDRKIGGLGVFLIRQVMDDIIYRYEDGKNILVLRKKKMG; this is encoded by the coding sequence ATGATGGAAGAATCTCTTTCCTGCACAATTAAAGCCGATATCCAGGAAATCCCCAAGGTATCCCTTGCACTTGACCAGGCCATGGGTGCCCACGGATTTTCAGATGAAGAGATCCTCGATACCCAGCTTGCGGTTGAAGAGGCAATCACCAACGTGATCGTGCACGGGTATGAAGGGACTACCGGGAAAATTCTCATCATTTGCAGCACAACCGGGGGGCTTGCCGAGATACAGATCGAAGATACCGCCCCACCGTTCAATCCCTTATCCATTCCGGAACCGGATATTACCGAAGATATTGAAGACCGGAAGATCGGTGGACTGGGTGTGTTCCTGATCCGTCAGGTGATGGATGATATCATCTACCGGTATGAAGACGGGAAAAATATCCTTGTGCTGAGAAAGAAGAAGATGGGTTGA
- a CDS encoding ATP-binding cassette domain-containing protein, with the protein MTEKHSLKKTSRPPLLEFENVTVIKGDKNVLKSLSVTIQEGEHIAILGPNGAGKSSFIKAVNREYYPQPHDDVVFRIRGEEFWDVFAMRSFIGIVSNDLQYAYTREVSGREVILSGFFSSIGLFNHTVTPAMEERTDEILKFLEIEHLQDRPMTMMSSGEARRFLIGRALVHRPAALVLDEPTTSLDLHALHTFRNLMRKIAQSGTGIILVTHNLHDIIPEITRIILMDDGRFVGDGEKEKMLTDTKIGGLFNIPVKVREESGWYYATGY; encoded by the coding sequence ATGACTGAAAAGCACTCCTTAAAAAAAACCAGCCGTCCGCCGCTTCTTGAATTTGAAAATGTCACCGTTATAAAAGGCGACAAGAATGTTCTGAAATCCCTTTCGGTTACCATCCAGGAAGGCGAACACATTGCGATTCTCGGCCCCAACGGCGCCGGGAAATCCTCGTTCATCAAAGCGGTGAACCGGGAATACTACCCCCAGCCCCACGATGACGTGGTTTTCCGGATACGCGGTGAGGAATTCTGGGATGTCTTTGCCATGCGATCGTTTATCGGGATTGTCTCCAACGACTTACAATACGCGTATACCCGGGAGGTATCCGGGAGGGAGGTGATCCTGTCCGGGTTCTTTTCCAGCATCGGGCTTTTCAACCACACGGTGACACCGGCTATGGAAGAGAGGACGGATGAGATCCTGAAATTTCTGGAGATCGAACACCTGCAGGACCGCCCGATGACGATGATGTCGTCCGGAGAAGCCCGCCGGTTCCTGATCGGCAGGGCGCTCGTGCACCGCCCGGCAGCCCTCGTTCTCGATGAGCCCACCACCAGCCTTGACCTGCACGCCCTTCACACGTTCCGGAACCTGATGCGAAAGATCGCACAATCCGGCACCGGTATCATCCTCGTGACACACAACCTGCACGATATCATTCCGGAGATCACCCGCATCATTCTTATGGACGACGGGAGGTTTGTCGGCGATGGAGAAAAAGAGAAAATGCTGACCGATACAAAGATCGGCGGCCTCTTCAATATCCCCGTCAAGGTCCGGGAAGAGAGCGGGTGGTATTATGCAACGGGATACTGA
- a CDS encoding SpoIIE family protein phosphatase, which translates to MAATIFTSLLVLFQLSCVIVVVAYLLTRRKLFIEVLDGHPTIKTQIILILVFGALSVFGTISGVEVLGAIINVRDLGPMVAGLIGGPLVGLGAGLIGAAYRWSLGGFTVVPCSTATILAGLFGGLIWLACKRKFCGIKIAVLFAILMEGLHMLLTLALCRPFDQALAVVSMVALPMILANAAGMFIFAFIIENLQNERRMTAERDTLLREMERKDTELAIAAEIQQSFLPDTITQIEGFEVAAKSVMAKAVGGDFFDVIPFEVIPLKKGTMGVMIADVSGKGIPAALFMALSRIVVRVNATWYMDRPALAIRSANNIIANDSKGSGMFVTLFYGILDADNHTLTYVNAGHNPPIICHAEDGHLTELPATGIAIGAMPDAGYTARTIALNDGDIVVLYTDGITEAENAQQEMFGEEHLHTVIRASRKHPATGILTAILDSVHTFSGGYPQSDDITLMVIKVT; encoded by the coding sequence ATGGCTGCAACAATATTTACGTCACTGCTGGTCCTGTTCCAGCTGAGTTGTGTAATTGTTGTTGTTGCCTACCTCCTGACACGGAGGAAACTTTTCATCGAAGTGCTTGACGGACATCCCACAATAAAAACACAGATTATCCTCATCCTTGTTTTCGGGGCCCTCTCGGTCTTCGGTACTATCAGCGGTGTAGAGGTGCTGGGCGCGATTATCAATGTGCGGGACCTCGGCCCGATGGTTGCCGGCCTGATTGGGGGGCCACTTGTCGGACTGGGGGCCGGCCTGATCGGCGCTGCATACCGCTGGAGCCTGGGAGGGTTCACCGTCGTCCCCTGCTCTACGGCAACCATCCTTGCCGGGCTGTTTGGCGGCCTTATCTGGCTGGCATGCAAACGGAAATTCTGCGGCATAAAAATTGCCGTGCTCTTTGCCATCCTCATGGAAGGGCTGCACATGCTGCTCACGCTGGCCCTCTGCCGCCCGTTCGACCAGGCACTGGCGGTTGTATCCATGGTGGCCCTGCCGATGATCCTTGCCAATGCTGCGGGGATGTTTATCTTTGCGTTCATCATCGAAAATCTCCAGAATGAACGCAGGATGACAGCAGAGCGCGATACCCTGCTGCGGGAGATGGAACGAAAAGATACAGAACTTGCGATCGCAGCCGAGATCCAACAGAGTTTCCTGCCCGATACGATCACACAGATCGAGGGATTCGAAGTTGCTGCAAAGAGCGTGATGGCAAAGGCAGTGGGGGGCGACTTTTTTGATGTGATCCCGTTTGAAGTGATCCCGCTCAAAAAAGGGACCATGGGAGTCATGATCGCCGATGTCTCGGGAAAGGGCATCCCCGCCGCACTCTTCATGGCACTCTCGCGGATCGTTGTGCGGGTGAATGCCACGTGGTACATGGACCGCCCCGCATTGGCCATCCGCAGTGCAAACAACATCATCGCAAATGATTCCAAAGGGAGCGGTATGTTTGTCACCCTCTTTTACGGGATCCTTGATGCGGACAACCATACGCTCACGTATGTGAACGCCGGCCACAACCCGCCGATCATCTGCCATGCGGAGGACGGTCATCTCACTGAACTTCCGGCAACGGGCATTGCGATCGGGGCAATGCCGGATGCCGGGTATACCGCCCGGACAATCGCACTGAATGATGGCGATATCGTTGTGTTGTACACGGATGGTATCACGGAAGCGGAAAATGCACAGCAGGAAATGTTTGGAGAAGAGCACCTGCATACGGTGATCCGTGCATCCCGGAAACACCCTGCGACAGGGATCCTGACCGCGATTCTTGATTCGGTCCACACATTCAGCGGGGGCTACCCGCAGTCGGATGATATTACCCTGATGGTTATAAAGGTGACATGA
- a CDS encoding STAS domain-containing protein, which translates to MEITTATRDGATILSIAGRIDTATAPALEQAINKEIENGNRMILLNFSAVTYISSGGLRVLLATAKKLKNPGDKYALCSLAAEVHKILKLAGFTSIFSIYPSEGEALAGW; encoded by the coding sequence GTGGAGATTACAACTGCAACCCGAGACGGGGCAACCATCCTTTCGATCGCCGGAAGAATCGATACCGCTACAGCACCGGCACTCGAACAGGCTATCAACAAGGAGATCGAGAACGGCAACCGGATGATCCTGCTCAACTTCTCCGCAGTCACCTATATCAGCAGCGGTGGCCTGCGTGTGCTGCTTGCAACCGCAAAGAAACTCAAGAATCCCGGTGACAAATACGCCCTGTGCAGTCTTGCTGCCGAAGTGCACAAGATCCTCAAGCTAGCCGGGTTCACCTCCATATTCTCCATCTATCCTTCTGAGGGCGAAGCGCTTGCCGGGTGGTAA
- a CDS encoding MBL fold metallo-hydrolase: MPGGNNSPVSQVWQPVPGAPGAQHYPLIRKIDTISSNSYLIQTGDVILLIDPGGLSEQSAQLAQVIEECREAQDRPVFVFLTHAHLDHFQGAQNTPAFAHAEAAVFAVQEAGAAALERGDAKMTQAALLGQTISPVRVGLPLLTDDRAGSCGVPVSMAFSNGATVTITRQQTGGGLAGEKIGFGNGPALDVYHTPGHSPDSICLLVGGLLFIGDVLFAANPGIAGICGWDQAALIRSLDGIKSLLDRGGIDFVLPGHGRAIAAADAGRMIAAIRSDALALENIAELNQERAIETAAFAEECMEQVNELFTIMAGRLYYVSYVMEELGEEDVAEEVSRLIKGDVIDELLEAFRSFAEEHHKGGRVSIHLALKAGQVIAKLERSFDGAELAHIIDPALARRAARLLSDYTTMLRGFCPPRELVECDLVRHLEALVTGLSVPACSDDDLLSSDDDDSTFTRLLLTRIGMQPLLADIAFTFSAAEKQLKVAVDHDDLTDLVTYILEDLVGTGADAITLQVQRDDKDAIITLTGTGCTASDAMKTSRGFLARLCDRAGGALSCSTDERKREYTIRIDRII; encoded by the coding sequence TTGCCGGGTGGTAACAACTCTCCCGTTTCCCAGGTCTGGCAGCCGGTACCGGGTGCTCCCGGGGCACAGCACTACCCCCTTATCCGGAAGATCGACACTATCTCTTCTAACTCCTACCTGATCCAGACCGGCGATGTAATCCTGCTCATCGATCCGGGCGGACTTTCGGAGCAGTCAGCACAGCTTGCACAGGTGATCGAAGAGTGCCGCGAGGCACAGGATCGCCCGGTCTTTGTCTTTTTAACCCATGCGCATCTCGATCATTTCCAGGGTGCGCAGAACACACCCGCATTCGCCCACGCTGAAGCAGCAGTCTTTGCCGTGCAGGAGGCGGGAGCGGCCGCGCTTGAACGCGGCGATGCAAAGATGACGCAGGCAGCACTGCTGGGCCAGACGATCTCGCCCGTCCGGGTAGGACTACCTCTCTTAACGGACGACCGGGCCGGTTCCTGTGGTGTCCCGGTATCCATGGCCTTTTCCAACGGGGCCACGGTTACCATCACCCGGCAGCAGACCGGTGGCGGCCTTGCAGGGGAAAAAATAGGTTTTGGTAATGGTCCTGCCCTTGACGTGTATCATACACCTGGTCACAGCCCGGACAGCATCTGCCTCCTCGTGGGTGGGCTGTTATTCATTGGCGATGTACTCTTTGCAGCAAATCCGGGTATTGCCGGCATTTGTGGATGGGACCAGGCAGCGCTCATCCGTTCACTCGATGGTATTAAGTCACTCCTCGATAGGGGTGGCATTGATTTTGTCCTGCCGGGTCACGGGCGGGCGATTGCCGCTGCCGATGCAGGTCGGATGATTGCTGCCATCCGCTCCGATGCACTGGCGCTTGAAAATATTGCCGAGCTGAACCAGGAGCGTGCAATCGAGACTGCCGCATTTGCCGAGGAGTGCATGGAGCAGGTCAACGAGCTTTTTACCATCATGGCTGGACGGCTTTACTATGTCTCGTATGTGATGGAGGAACTCGGGGAGGAAGATGTGGCTGAAGAAGTCAGCCGCCTTATCAAGGGGGATGTGATCGATGAACTGCTCGAAGCGTTCCGTTCCTTTGCCGAAGAGCACCATAAGGGAGGTAGAGTTTCTATCCACCTGGCCCTCAAGGCCGGTCAGGTAATCGCCAAGCTCGAACGATCGTTTGACGGGGCCGAGCTTGCACACATCATCGATCCGGCCCTTGCCCGGCGGGCTGCACGGCTGCTCTCGGACTATACCACCATGCTCCGCGGGTTCTGTCCTCCCAGAGAACTCGTCGAATGTGATCTGGTACGGCACCTTGAAGCACTGGTGACCGGGCTCTCGGTTCCCGCCTGCTCGGATGACGATCTTCTCTCATCGGATGATGATGATTCGACCTTCACCCGCCTGCTGCTCACCCGTATCGGCATGCAGCCGCTCCTTGCGGATATTGCATTTACGTTCTCGGCGGCTGAGAAACAACTTAAGGTTGCTGTCGATCACGATGATCTGACGGATCTGGTTACTTATATTCTCGAAGACCTTGTCGGTACCGGCGCTGATGCGATCACGCTCCAGGTACAGCGTGACGACAAGGATGCCATCATCACTCTTACCGGAACCGGGTGCACTGCTTCTGATGCCATGAAAACCAGCAGGGGCTTCCTCGCACGACTCTGTGACCGGGCGGGCGGAGCACTCTCCTGTTCTACTGATGAGAGAAAGCGGGAATATACGATCAGGATCGACAGGATCATCTGA
- a CDS encoding MerR family transcriptional regulator: MAIDQIPIGRFSLITRLSQKALRLYDERGLLVPQEKDAFTRYRYYTGSQIARGVSIKTLCELGFPLTEIETLLSAKEKNDTTTIRALFLKRRTDIRSEVNRLQEIEAILENRDASLELIYMSLNEPVVKDIAPVRIVGKRGSGAYKETITRLMTGLCTQLFSEENVRNGLKIAGPFMTLYHDGEYKEKDADMECAVPITGRITLSDPSMECRTLPGGKCLTLIYKGPYTGLHEAWTRIGAYAEEREFLINGPHRELYLNDPCTVAENELLTELQIPIDPALHNPGT, encoded by the coding sequence ATGGCAATCGACCAGATCCCGATCGGCAGGTTCTCGCTCATCACCCGGCTCAGCCAGAAAGCGCTCCGGCTCTATGATGAACGAGGCCTGCTTGTACCGCAGGAAAAAGATGCGTTCACCCGGTACCGGTATTACACCGGTTCCCAGATCGCACGCGGTGTGTCGATCAAGACGTTATGCGAACTCGGGTTTCCCCTTACCGAGATCGAAACGCTCCTTTCTGCAAAGGAGAAAAACGATACCACAACGATCCGGGCACTTTTTTTAAAGCGCAGAACGGATATCCGGTCGGAAGTCAACCGGTTACAGGAGATCGAGGCAATTCTGGAAAACCGGGATGCCTCGTTAGAGTTGATCTACATGTCACTGAATGAACCTGTTGTAAAGGATATAGCGCCCGTGCGTATTGTGGGAAAGCGGGGATCGGGTGCGTACAAGGAGACGATTACCCGGCTCATGACCGGGCTCTGCACCCAGCTCTTTTCAGAGGAAAACGTAAGAAACGGGCTGAAGATTGCCGGACCATTTATGACGCTGTATCATGATGGTGAGTATAAGGAAAAGGATGCGGATATGGAGTGTGCAGTGCCTATCACCGGCAGGATCACTCTCAGTGACCCGTCCATGGAGTGCCGGACCCTGCCCGGGGGAAAATGCTTAACGCTCATCTACAAAGGGCCGTACACCGGCCTCCACGAGGCCTGGACCCGGATCGGTGCCTATGCAGAGGAACGGGAGTTTTTAATTAACGGCCCCCATCGCGAGTTGTATCTGAATGATCCCTGCACGGTTGCAGAAAACGAACTGCTGACTGAACTCCAGATACCCATTGATCCGGCCCTGCACAATCCGGGTACCTGA
- a CDS encoding glycosyltransferase family 4 protein — translation MAQVLLSPLSWGLGHAMRDIPIIRTLIAHDHDVTIAACGNALSALKQEFPQCRFIEFEDYPSPYSSGSLFLPKFFLYLPILLRAVSNERQNLAKILSRDRYDLIISDNRLGAYSSNVPSVFISHQLHYHMPLALWPVELFALRVNTYLHQKYDRIIVPDNPPGPLSLAGKLSLPGSDETRSKAFFSGILTSIQKRDCAEDLDYLVLISGPEPQRTKLEEILLPSIHELDGKNVVLLGSPKRKTEITGTDTCTVKGYVSNEEKVDLMNRAKFVICRSGYTTMMELAELKKKHGLFIPTPGQTEQEYLSWYYQKQGWFHSQSQYRLDLAVDLPAAQAYSGFPDMPSTKENVSRLYNDLLAGYLE, via the coding sequence ATGGCACAGGTACTGCTCTCACCACTGAGCTGGGGACTCGGTCATGCGATGAGGGATATCCCCATCATACGAACCCTCATTGCACACGACCACGACGTCACAATCGCCGCGTGCGGCAATGCCCTTTCAGCGCTTAAACAGGAATTTCCCCAGTGCCGGTTCATCGAATTTGAGGATTACCCCTCGCCGTACAGTTCGGGCAGCCTTTTTCTCCCGAAATTTTTCCTGTATCTTCCCATCCTGCTCAGGGCAGTCTCAAACGAACGACAAAACCTTGCAAAAATCCTATCCCGGGATCGCTATGACCTCATCATCAGCGACAACCGGCTGGGAGCTTATTCATCCAATGTGCCCTCGGTCTTCATCTCCCACCAGCTGCACTACCACATGCCCCTGGCCCTCTGGCCGGTGGAACTCTTCGCACTCCGCGTCAACACGTACCTCCACCAGAAATATGACCGGATCATTGTGCCGGATAACCCTCCGGGCCCCCTGTCCCTTGCGGGAAAACTCTCCCTTCCAGGATCTGATGAGACGAGATCGAAGGCATTTTTCTCCGGCATCCTCACCAGCATACAAAAACGGGACTGTGCCGAGGATCTTGATTACCTTGTCCTGATATCGGGACCTGAACCCCAGCGGACCAAACTCGAAGAGATACTGCTCCCGTCAATCCATGAACTTGACGGGAAAAACGTCGTGCTTCTCGGGAGCCCGAAGAGGAAGACCGAGATTACGGGCACGGATACCTGCACAGTGAAAGGATACGTCTCCAATGAAGAGAAAGTGGATCTCATGAACCGGGCAAAGTTCGTCATCTGCCGTTCCGGGTATACCACGATGATGGAACTTGCAGAACTCAAAAAGAAACACGGCCTGTTTATCCCTACCCCCGGGCAGACCGAACAGGAATACCTGTCGTGGTATTACCAGAAACAGGGCTGGTTCCATTCCCAGAGCCAGTACCGTCTCGATCTTGCCGTTGATCTTCCGGCTGCACAGGCATATTCCGGGTTTCCTGATATGCCGTCAACGAAAGAAAATGTCAGCAGGCTCTATAACGACCTTCTGGCCGGCTATCTTGAATAA
- the nudC gene encoding NAD(+) diphosphatase, with protein sequence MPETIPLSGALWVMVSSSGVAVTSAKPLSVLLKTAPALMPFPVGRVQYLGHLDATPCYAAEIPPGTELPEGWEYSGVRELFGRVPDDELALAALAVQIIDFDLTTQFCGRCGAKTRQLRTERAKFCSDCNLITYPRLSPAVIVLVQKEDQVLLARSPRFPPGLHSTIAGFVEPGEDLEHAVCREVFEEVGIAVKNIRYFGSEPWPFPHSFMIGFVADYAGGEITIDNKEIVSVGWFDRNNLPPIPSSLSISRALIDWWVKKE encoded by the coding sequence GTGCCTGAAACAATCCCGTTAAGCGGAGCCCTCTGGGTGATGGTGAGCAGCAGCGGTGTTGCCGTTACTTCAGCAAAACCTCTATCAGTTCTTTTAAAAACAGCTCCGGCACTGATGCCGTTCCCTGTGGGTCGGGTGCAGTACCTTGGACACCTTGATGCAACTCCCTGTTATGCGGCTGAGATCCCCCCTGGCACCGAACTTCCTGAAGGCTGGGAATATTCCGGTGTCCGGGAACTGTTCGGGCGGGTGCCGGATGATGAACTGGCTCTCGCAGCTCTCGCGGTCCAGATCATTGACTTTGACCTCACCACGCAGTTCTGCGGGCGGTGCGGTGCAAAAACCCGGCAGTTACGGACAGAACGGGCGAAATTCTGTTCGGACTGTAACCTGATCACCTATCCCCGGCTTTCCCCGGCTGTCATTGTCCTGGTGCAAAAAGAAGACCAGGTCCTTCTCGCCCGCTCACCCCGGTTCCCGCCCGGCCTTCACAGCACGATTGCCGGATTTGTAGAACCCGGCGAGGACCTTGAACATGCGGTCTGCCGGGAAGTTTTTGAAGAAGTGGGAATTGCCGTAAAAAATATCCGCTATTTTGGCAGTGAACCCTGGCCGTTTCCCCACTCGTTCATGATCGGGTTTGTGGCAGACTATGCTGGAGGAGAGATCACGATTGACAACAAAGAGATCGTATCTGTGGGATGGTTTGACCGCAATAACCTCCCCCCCATCCCGTCTTCCTTAAGTATCTCCCGGGCACTCATTGACTGGTGGGTAAAAAAAGAGTAA